Genomic window (Fusarium oxysporum f. sp. lycopersici 4287 chromosome 11, whole genome shotgun sequence):
GACCGGCAGTGTTTTGAAATGCGCGGCCGTAGATGGGCATACCGAGAACCATCTTGGCGGACGGAACGCCACCGTTGACGTAGGCCTTGACGGCCTGGTCAGTGTTGAACGGCGTCGCGTTGGggatcttggtgttggcgtaTTTGTTAGCTTGATGCCCCGAGAAGGCGCTCCAAGACCCGGCGTAGTCATAAGCCATCAAATTGACATGGTCGAGAACCGATCCGAggtccttcatcttgagcttATTGTAGTTATCAGGGCCAGCAGGGGCAGCAATGGAAAGCTGGAAGTGATATCCATTGGCATATTGCTTAGAATAAGAGTCGAGCTCGCTGCGCACGGCCTGGAGTAGAAGGATCATGTTACTGGCATCGGTAGCGTTGGCAGGATATTCCCAATCGATGTCGATACCGTCGAAGCCCCAGTCCTTCATGAGAGTAACGGAGCTCTTGGCGAAGGTGGATCGGGTAGCAGCTGAGGCAGAGGCAGCTGGGAAGTTGGTTGACCAGGTCCAGCCGCCGATGGAGAGCATGACTTTGAGCTTTCggttggccttcttgaggaggaagagctgCTTGACGCATCCGTATGCGTTGTTACCGGGCTCTTCCCAGGCTAGTGGAGTCAGCATACTTTCTGAGTATTAGGAAGCAAATAACCTTACAGTCACCAGTGTAGTGCTTCTCAAGATCGGCATAGGAATCTCCAGTGTAGCTATATGTCGTGAGCATTGAGTCAAGGCGTCTCCTCAGTAGAAATACTTACACAGTCCCATCAGCTCTCACATTCATGAAAGCATAAAGCACATGAGTCAGTTGCGATGCGGGAAGGTTCTGGGGTTGATAGTTACGCCCATAGATACCCCTGCGTGTGATGAGTGAATGAACCAAGAGCACGTGAGAAGGAAGACGAACCAGTTGACAAAGTAAACGGCGTTGACACTACCCGTCGCCTCCTCAGAGATGTCATCATTGTTGGCTGGAACGACAAGGGCGGGAATGCCAGAAGTCATATCGTCGAGTGCGACCATTGTGAATGTTGCGGTGCGTAAGGGGAAATGTTTATGTGGTGCGATTGTGATTCGATGTTGTAATTGTTATTGATCCTTTGGCCGAATATCGGTCTTCAGGAGTATTATATACGTCCGAAATCATTCTCAAAAACATTTTGTCAAATACATAATCTGCAGATAAGAGGAAACCCGTCATTTTCCAAAGTCATCGACTCGTCTCAGCAGGGTCTTGAAAGACATGTTGAGTTGCAGCGTTGGAAGAAAGAACATGTGCAGAATACTCAAATGACTTTTTTCAAGGCTGCAATGACTTGAATTACATTGCGGAAAGGCGATTATAGCCGTGGTTAATGGAGAGACTGCGGTCATACATGACCGATTGCAACGTTGCAGATCTGTTTCAGCAACGACGATCATAGCAACTGTCAAGAACACATGGCGAGAGCAGTTCACAAGTAAGGCGCGCGATGTAAGCATCAGCTGTCAggtctatcaactcaaaataACACTCTCATAAACACAGGCGAGAGCAGTTCCCGGAAATAATGAACCCGAATATTGGGTTTTGAACTACTCATGAGTTAAAGTCGGGTGATATTGTCGCTTGCGATTTACTGTCGCAACGATTTGACAGTAGGGTTGATAAACAGGCTTTCTCCGATAAGGTTGGCGACAGCAGAAGAAACATCGAGATAAGGTACGTGGTCGCACGTCACTTGATTTATGCCTGATACTGACGATGTAACCCAAAACGGAATATCCTCTTCCAGCTGTCTTTTATCGTAGTTGCAAACTAAGGTAGTATTCGCAAGAGCGTGATGAGGGCACCGGGCTAGTGAGCTGGCACGACCAGTGACATCCTGTTGAATCAAGCGATAGCCCTTGGAGAGAAAATCTGCTTTGGGTTTTATACTCCCAAGCAAGGTGCGCAACGGACAGAATATCGTGTTATAGATGTAACGTAGTGTGTTGGAGGCATTCAAATGCCAAGCGACATGCATCACCTCCGGCATTTGCGAGAAGCTATCATCTTGGTAATTCCTCTCGGAGATTTCCAAGCGCCTAAAATTGCTCCTGTGATCACTTCATCACTCCGAAAATCCCAATACTACATCAATGTCTGATCTCAAGTTACCGTGGCGCCTGCATTAGGAAGGTGGCTAACCAATGGGACATTGACATTCACACAAGACATTTGAGCATGTGGCGCATGTCTCACTGCCGACTCGGGTCTAACTGATAAAGGATATCACCACCAGCAAATCATGTTGCAACGCTCGCCAGTCAGCAAAAGATTCGGGCCAGGCCATTACTCGATGTTGATAGGAAACCCGGGCCACGAGGAGAGATGGTCATTCGTTTCGCAAAAGAAGATAAGACTCTTGATTCCTTGCTTTTGGTCGAATTTCAGAACCCAGGTTCTCCAATCTCATCCAATATCCTGCCTACCTCGGTGTTACTGACTCCAGCCATTGTGTTAAATCAGAAGCGTATTTGCTGACCTTAGACTGACTCATAAACTCAATACCGCCACGGCCGTCTGATTGCTCCAAACCTTCTTCCAGTCCAACCTTCTTCCCTCATGACACCACCGACATACGTGCCATCTCGAAACTTTCATCAGGTCAACCTTTTCTCATACGTCCTTGAATTTCCTAGTGCTGAGTTGGATTGTCTTGGGGGACGCATCAGAGTTCTTATACCCGTGATGGCAATCAAATGAGCCATCTTTTAGGTTTTCATGATATCAGCTTTATGCTGTAGCAATTGGTCAGGCATTGTGGTATAATGTCTAAGTtgtgagccagatgtgttatttgcagttgagcctcgtggctgagagcttatattagcacagagaacttagttATTGATTCCAGCCTAACATTATGCAAAGGACGGAATACTGCTACTTGAGCTAATTCCAATACTGAGGAGATCCATATAATTCACCAACACCTCATTATCAGCATGAAGATCCTGCTGCACCCAAACAGCCTGAATAGCATTCGTCACAGCCTTCATACTCCTGATTCGTGCATCGCGTTGAGTTCTGTCAATCAGATTAAGTATTGCCACCCGTTGATCATCCCTTCGTGATTCGCATGCGAGAATCAATAGCGGAAAGAAATGAATGCAGGTGCACGACGCCACTGGGCCGTTGAACAGTGCATCTACCAGCGAGTCCAACACTGCGGGTGCTTCCCATGGACTTTGGGAGGCACGCGCTATGTATATGCGTGTTGCTACACGGTATAACTCCAACGCAAATGCGCTTTCAGGATTTAGATCGTTCGGGACTGGGGAAGTAATCAGATCGTCGACCTGCGCTTCGAGCCGTCGGAGCGAGTTGCGGTATTCCGGAGTCTGACTTTGGGGATCTTGTGGATCCATATAAATATTGCATGCTTCAAAAAGGAGGCTCATTATAGAAGACGCCGGATCTACAGAGGGATGATTCTGAAACTTTGGTTAGCCACTAAGCTCCAAGTCTGTTCTTGTAGAAAGCATACGGGTCTGTATATTGACAGTGGCGGGGTCGTTCTGCGACGAAAGAGTTGCATCGGTTTCCTGGACGCCTTTGAAGCCAGTGATTTATGTCGCCAATGCTGCGTGCTGAAACGTGAGAGCGTATGATGATAGTTGACCCAGTCAATGAGAGCGTATGTTTCATTCTCAGAAGAATGATCGCTGAGTTGAGTGGCTTGAATGACATCCACAGCTCCCCAGATATGCCACAACCATTCACCTGAGCTCTCAGAAGGACGTAAAGTCTAAAATGTCAGCAGAACCTCATTGGTCTCCGGGGTCACATACCTCAAATGATCCAAGCAGCATGGACGCAGCCACGTGCTGAGAGGCGTTTACTAAGGACAATTCACCATCTTCGGCGGAGGTAGATAGTAGATGAAGTGCCTGTACTTTGAATTTGAGAGATGTTTCGCTCAGGCCATGATGGTGAAGGGATGAATAGGCTAGCATAGCATGCAGAAGAGCCGAGGCTGAAGCACTGTTGTTAATCATAGCCATTCTCATGAGCGTATCGCGAATTCCAGCCGTTGTCGTGCTGAATGTGACCAAAGACAGATGCGCTAAGTGATGAACTAAAATGCGAGTCAGAAGACGTGGACATTGTGGATGTGCTATAGCGCTCACAGTACTGTAACAGCTCATTCTGATTGGTATGTATCGCGGGCTGCTTGAGTGGTTTTGAAGGCGATACGGAAACTTGAGCCTGGTGGTACTGTGACGATAAGTAGTTGTGTAGCTCGACATCGCGAAATGATGTATTGATCAAGAAAAGGCGACGAGGTATCTCGCTCGTCTCTTGGAAGGATACAGGCGCTTGCTTTGCCGTAGTGCATACCATCGCTCGCTTCCTGTCATTTTTTCGGGGCCATGATAATCGAGCTTCATAGCCTTGGCAGGTCAATTGAGAACGGTTGCATTTGTTGCAATTCGGTCGGACTCCGTCGCATTGAATCTTGcgagctgatgctgatgcttAGTGATGGCCAATTCGCAAGCCGTTTTGCCGCCACTAACCTGCGCAAGTCCAACAGCTTTTTCGGGGTTTCATCTCAAAGAGTCGGTCCGAAACGCCGCTCGATTCGTTTCGAGCAGTAAATATCGTACGGTAGATGAAAGCAGTAAGATCTCAATCTCGGTCAAAAttgctggtgatggagtCTCGCAGGTGATAAGCAGACAAGGAATTTGTCATCAGCACTAAGTTTAGAAGCACCAATGGTCAATTGAGGTGACATTCCCCTGTCATCATGTGTCCCCCACTGGAAGCAACTTTTATCGAAGGTAAGATCGGGTTCTTCTCTACGCTAAGCCTCAAAGACGACCGGACTTTTTAAGATGCCTGCGAAGGCTCCGACTCCAAAGAAGTACCGGATCATGGATATTCGTCAGCTCAGGACATATTAGAAATCATAAGACATTGAAATAATTGCCGGGATATGGCCGGGATCCGTAGAGAAAAAAACAGACTGTACATATACCGCTGAAGACTCACTCAAGAGCATCGACTCAATAATTCGGACTCATCCGTCGTTATCTCAACCGTGTCACTCTGTCACTACCATAGTCACGTTATAATCAGCTTCGCAATGCCGACCTATCTCGTCACACAGGCCACTGGTCAACAGAGCCAATGGGTCATCGAGCACCTCCTTAAAGCCGGCCACAAGATCCACGCTGTCGTCCGCAACATCGAAAAGATCCCAGCCCTGCTAACTGACCCGAAAATCACTCTCTTCCAGGGAGAGAGCAAAAACCTCGACGATATCTTCGAAGCTGCACAGGGATGTCAAGCCGCTTTTCTCAACACAGTTTCCTTCCCTGGTCTAGAACTTCTCCAGGCCAAGACAATTGTTGAAGCTTGCGAGAAGGCTGCCGTTAAAAATCTCGTTGCCGCTACCGTCATTTGTGCGGACAGGAAGGATATCTGGGATAACGACGATGTCAAAGCTattcatcatctccatggATACTATACTTCCAAATATGAAGTCGAGAATACTGTTCGCGCAGGGAAATTCGAATCATACACAATTCTTCGGCCCGCACTTATCCACTATGACTTTCTTATCCCAGGAGTCTACAATAACTTTCCTCGTCTCCCAATAGACGGAGAAATAGATGATCTTCTCACTGGTGGTGCCAAGTTTCCTTACACTGATGCTCATGACGTGGGAAAGTACGCTGCTGCGGCCCTGCAGGACCCTACCAGATTCCGAGGCCAGGAAATTGATCTTGGAAATGAACTgcttggctttgaggaggTTAGGGATATACTGGTCAAGGTCAGCGGTAGGGAAGTCGGGATCGTGAAGCGCACTCCTGAGGAGGTGGAGAACTTGGGTATCGGTGTTCATGGCCATATGTTTCAGCATTTTGCCAACATGAAGCCTTTTGGCTTTATTGAAGGAGGAGCCAAAGAGGTTCAGGACAAGTTTGGTATTCCTTTCACTTCACTTGAAGACGCGTTGCGAAGGGACAAGGTTAGGTTCCTGGAGTGTATtccagccaagaaggagattcAATGAGGGGTTATCATGAGTTGTTTGGTAGAATCAAAGCCGCATAGTCTTCTGGATAAATCGGCCCTAGACATGTGAGGTTCTGAAACAAAACCCCCGTGAACTTGACACATGAAGAATGCTTATAGTTGAGTGACAAACAAGGTTCATCATCCATACAGCCAACCAATCTCAACAGGACAAAAAGAAGGGCATCGCGCTTAATAGGCTCCCACCGAAAGCCTGTCACAAAATCACAATCTCACATCTCGAGTCAAGAGTTGATTTAAGGGCTCGGAGCATTCGCAGACCCTCGCATGCGCGTGCGCTCGGCATCCTGGCTAGCTCGTAATAAATCCATCTACCCTTACCAGTCCATGTAGGATACCTACTGGTATTAACCCATTGTGAGCTTGGCGAGGACGCTTTCCCATTCAGATTATGCCAGAAACCAAAAGGAGGCGTTTTTCGACAACGCCCCTTTCATCCTTATCAATGCGGTCAACTGTGGCTCTCCGTCGTCGGATCCACAACAGGCCGCTCTCTATAACAGATTTCCGCAATCATGATCCAGAATAGTCCGCAAATGGCATGGAAGATGCCCGTCTAATACAATACTCCAAATGAACAGTTAGAGAACCATTATAAAATGGACGTCGCTGGGTCTTAAATCCGTTGTCTGGCATGCCTCCTCACCTCCTGCATTCATCTTCAAAGACTTTCCCAATCATGCCAAACAACGCCGAATCTCCCGCTTTTGTGTACAAACCCGTACCACTAACAAAGAAACTACATACATCGGTGTATGACGCTATGGATCCTTCACAGCCTTTAGTTTCCCAAGCCGGGAAGACTGTTTTCATCACTGGCGGATCTGCTGGTATCGGATACGCCATCGCCAACAACTTTGCTTTGGCTGGTGCagacaagatcatcatcactggAAGAACGCGCCAAAAGCTTGACGAGGCGATGGCAAGACTCACTCATGATCATAGCGATTGCGACACCAAATTTGAGGCGGTAGTCTGTCAGATATCTGACTCCAGAAGCATTGATCAGGTGTTTGACAATTTGGGTGCAAATGGTGTTCATGTGGATGTCTTGGTCCTCAATGCTGCTCTCAATGTTGAAGGGACGTTGTCGGGTCAAGGTTGGGAGAAGACGTGGGAGCAGTTCGTGGTCAACACTCGGGCGCTACACCAGCTTTGTGATCGATTGCACCGTCAAGATTtacaaagaaaaagaaaagtataTGCCTAACTTTCTCTTCGAAGACGCTGCTAACAGTCCATTTGGTAGTACCATATAGTCAATGTCTCAACGGGTGCCATCCATGACTTCGGTAGCCCAAAGAATCTCTCATCGTATTCATTGACCAAGGCATCTGGGACTCTTCTCCTCCAGAAACTTgcagatgagaaggatgcaTCTCAAAGTCAGATCGTAAGCTTCCATCCAGGTGCCATCCTGACAGACCAAGCTCGAGAGAAAGGGATGACAGAAACGACGATGAATTGGGACGATGGTAAGCTTTGTGGGGCGTCTTTGCAATATACCCATGCCTAACGGTTTTGTAGTGAGTCTTCCAGGCGCGTTTGCTGTATGGTGCGCGTCGGGGGAAGCTGCTTTTTTGCATGGTCGATTTGTGTGGTCAGCTTGGGATGTCGATGAGTTGAAGAGTGGACCGATTAGGGATAGGCTTGACAAGGACGGCCAGTTCCTTCGCATTGGTGTATATGGTTTGTAGTGGCAGATCACCCAAGAGCGAGAACTTGTATGTACTCCTGTTATGCTGATGACGAGTCATACACCGACCTGGCCCCATCGCTGCAAGGCTTCTTTATCGTGACGAAGCCAGGTATTCATGTTCTCAAGCCCTTCACCCGCAGCTCGCAATAGAACCCCTATATCATCCAAGTCACCAGGCATTGCGTCGCAAATGTCTTTATGTAAGCGAAGCATGTTGCATGGCAGCGAGGGATGCGCGGAATCGTCAGACACAAGATGCCATTCTGCAGCTGACTTGGCTTCCCAAAGGGCCTTCTGTGCATTAAACCTTAGGTCGTGATGACATCGAACACCGATGGGCCAGTTTCCACGAAGATACGTGTAGGTGCCTTGCGCAAGCTCTATGCATATTAATGTGCGACGGATGGCTTCTTTCTCAACCCAAAACTCCCAGCTCGCTTCCGTGAGCTCGTCATCACAAGCCAACAATAATTGTAAACGCGATGCCCAAATCTGAAGAACAATGTTATCGCGTTCCGCCTGCGCCTGTTGACTGATGCTGCCTGGCGAGAACAGTCGCATGCATTGATAGATAAGAAGTGCTTGGACCGAAGGAAGCATTCGCAAGTCGACAGTATCGTCGCTTATCGACGCCGCATATAAGACCGCGACAATGTGCGAGGCGCGCCTTGTAATCTCAGAATCGACGAAGCGCGCGTTGGAAGGATTGCGCACGGCGTGTAGAGCACTGCCAGCTAACGCGTCGCGTAACGCATCTGAAGCAAGAGTCTGCGACGGATGAATGAATACATTGAACCCCTTCTCAGCCAGTGCCGTGGACTGCAGTGACATCAAATGAGCCAAGAATTCTGCGCGCGCTGTAAAATCGTTTGCTGTATGGGGAGGATATTCCGCAGAGTCGAGCTGCATGCCATATGCTTCAGTCGTGGAGATGAATGAGGGTATCTGAAGAGAAAGCAAAGCATCGTCAATTGAATCACTGAGGAGAGGGCTGCCAGAGGCACTTGGGAGCGGAGGCGGCACAGCTGTGAAGGTGGGATACGAGCATTCCATGCCTTTCGCTGCGCAGCGACTGCAGCTGGGAGCACTGAGGCTGCAGCGACGCTTGGAGCGTGCGCAAGCACTGCAAGACTTTCGCCGTAGAGACTGTCGCATCGCGATAATTGATGAAGGGAGGTGAATGGGAGCGATTCACAGTTGAGTTTGCTAAAGCTTATTCCCGGCCCTTCGTCTCGCGACGGTGCCAATGATGTTGGCCATGTCAAGTTTCTCCAGCGGGCCATCCGCTGGCAATGCGCTATAAAATAGCCACCTCCCCTGGGTGATACGGTCACCTGAAGCATTCTCTTTTGGAATGGCAGAAAACCCAATTTACTGGAAAATGCCTATTATATCTCAAAGTAAGCCAACCTAGTAGGTATCTGTGCGCCATGGGTGAAATTTGGCGCTGTGACTCACAGTTAGCCTTCTGAACCAGATCCCAAGGTCATCTGTAGGCATCAATCGTACAGTTGGTAAGCCAGTGACCAGGAGCGGAAAACGACTGTGGGATCCACTTTTGGCCGCCCAGGCATTCTCATGAAAACAAATGCATAAAGCAGAGCCTCTGGGCATCTCAAGTCCCTCACCTTATCATCATCAGCGTTGTCAAAATGCGTAGCGTAGCACTTCAGCACTTGAGAACCCAAtttcccttttcttctttgaccTTTCCTTCACGCACAAGTCTACGCTGCGCTAGAACAACAGCAACGTCATCCTCTCCAGTTTTGTACCTTCCAATAGAGGACGTTGAAAGCCCGTATGGCTATAGCCCAGGTGGCTATCATCCAATTTGTATTGGAGACCATCTCACTGACCGATATCGCGTTATACATAAGCTCGGATACGGCAGCTTCTCAACCATCTGGCTTGTCCGCGACGAAATCGCATCGAAGTATGTCGCTCTCAAAGTTGGCATAGCAAATTCATACCAGGGGGAATTGGACTATACTAAGAGATAGGTTAATTTCAATAAATGTTCGAGTAATAGGGGAATCGCGTAGGAGTCGACCATTTACTCAAATTTGGCTTCGAATCACAGACTTTCAGTTCATATCCAATCCACCGCCTCTTCATGTCTTTGTGACGCATTCTTTTCCTGCctgcttcgtcttcttcttctctttgcaCTTTCGACAGGTCTTATTCGACCGAGGCATGCCTGTCCTCTGGATGATTATCCTGCAGCCTTTTCTCGGATCTCCTGGATGCTCGTAACATGCATGGTCTGTTTtccagctgagaagatgATTGCATTTCGCGCACCGGAAGTCGGTATATTTTGTGAACCACATTTCTCTAATAAGTATTCGAGTGTAGTCCTTTTTAGCATggcttttttaattttatcGGAATTTAGAGGTTTGGAGCAGGCAAAGAAATATGGGATGAAATTGTAGCTTTATAGATGTTTATATCTATGATTCGTGAATCACATAGCCACCCGAGTGCCCTCTTCACTCATATTTTGAACCGGAGATTAAATGCTCCTCCTTAGGTCCTCTCACTTCTTTGccttcgccttcttctccctttCCTTGTCTAAGCAGAAGTTGCAATGCCACCAAGCAATGTCCGTATTAGCTCTCTCGCTTGTAGGTATACAGTTTCCATCTTTCTCTCCCTTACTACAAGGCTCAGGAACTGTCGCCGCAGAAAGAAAATGTCTGCACCTCCGGCAATGGTACATGTATCTGATGTTATTGCACCTTTTGGCGTCAATggtgagcttcttgaggctTCCTGATTATTTCTGGTTCTCCGGGGTATAGTTGTTTCGATGTTTCAATTTTGCTGGGCGTATTCCGGgttatatactaatatctTGTCTTGAGTCACTGCCCACGTGGCTTCATCTCGCGCTCAAATATCATGCAGTTAAGGCTGAAGAATCACCGGTTTTGATATACCTAGCGAGCTGATTCTAGCACCCAAACTTGTATGAAGCTCAGTACAATGTCATCACGGGTAGACACTTCCATTCCCGCTGAATCAGTACTCCTACTGATCTTGAATCTCCCCCTCCTTCACATCACTGTGCCCAAACTTTGCCAACAGAGCCTCCAGCGAGGATTCAGAGGAGCCATTAATAAGTGCCAAGATTTCTTTGGTTTCCTCATCATTCAAGGCAACCTTCCCATACTTCTTCGCCAAATCAGTGCCGTGTACAAAGAACTCGTATCTGTGAGCTCCGATAACGTCAGGCTTGTGTAAAGAGGTACACTTGATGTTAGGCAACTTTGTATCTCGATCAGGCATAGCTTCACTATGTTCAAGACCACGGCCGGAAAGGCACACGCGCTCACGAATGTAGTTGCAGTCGAAGAAGATAGACAGGTGTCGAGGCATGTTGGAAGATCTGTGAAGACGTATGCTTGGATACAGAATATACCACCATATTTATACTTGTTCTACACATCTGGGGACCAAGCACAGTGTTGGACATTTGAAGTGTATTGCCGAGCATCCGTATCTATCATTGCCTCTTCTTGAAAACATGCAGCAATGATATGAACTGCCATAAAGAATCTTGCCTTTCTAGCCGGAAACCTATTTTGGCAGAACTCCTACTCAATAAACATGCCGGTGGAACGCATATCCCGCTAGATTATGCCGTATATTTGCCCGGATCTGTTGGGTCAAAGAATCTTGCGCTCAAAGTTCTTCAATACCCTTGTGCTTACTCAAGCTTTTGACAGCAAAGTATTTATAACGAAGCTTGATTTTGGCAGAATATTGTGATCTTTGTTCTTCAGCCTACTATGCGTTTGTAGAAGTGATGTGCTATGACTTACTTGGCAAATCGAATTAAGCAGTTGGTCTCTTTTACGTCTTGCAGAGTATCTCATGGCCAACCCATTCGGTTACTGCTGAACCAGGTAGTCGCCCTCATCAGCTCCTTTCAGCTTCGCTGTGCCGTCATCTTGGCATATCTGGAGCCAACTATAAATAATTTGGGTAGAATGTAGCGGCTTGACATGGCGAGCTCGTATATTTGGCCTGGATAGTCTATGTTGGGCTGCTCAAACTTTATTACTTTGGAGCACCCACCTTCACTGCTGCATGCCTCCCTCAATATTCGGATCCGTCGGTCCTGTCAAGCCATCCACATGCTGACCGACGCCCTTTGACTGCATGCCAGGTGATTGCGATCCACACTGTTGTAGTTTCTCTTGATTGTATTGATTGATATCGTACCTAAAGGCACCTCGACGAGGGCGATTAACTGAATTTAATCTACCAGGACCACGGGAAATCCAACTGCAGTGTCGTTGTCTCCCATTATATTTGAATTTTCAACTTCTTTGTATATACTTGACAAACCCAACCTTTCTCTGGCTCCTCATTCCAGACCTAATTGCGTCGTATTAACCACGGCAGACTTAATAACATAGCAATAAATGAAACTACTTTCGAGGCTTAATTACAATACATTAACGAAAGTGCTTTTGTACTTGTTACAGAGAGCTGACTATGATGACAGTTAAACATGAACCTTTACCAGTCGTGTTCATATGTGCCCGAGGCATTCATCATACTTTATCAAAGGCATGCTAATTCAACGTCTGTGCTGATGAGCAATCAGTAGCCATCGATCTAGGTCGTCCCCTTCATGGCAATAGCCATTTGGTACTAAGCTTACTGAGACTTGTCACTGGTTCCGCTTTGGAGGGTTACATCCATGTTTGGTAAGCTGAGGGCATATCCTTGTTATATATATCATCAATCAGGGCACGTATAAAtgaatcttcttctttgtaaTTTCTAACTCATTGGATACTATATACTTGGAAGGAGACTAGTTCCGCAGCGAGTTGGCAAGACAACT
Coding sequences:
- a CDS encoding hypothetical protein (At least one base has a quality score < 10), producing the protein MRQSLRRKSCSACARSKRRCSLSAPSCSRCAAKGMECSYPTFTAVPPPLPSASGSPLLSDSIDDALLSLQIPSFISTTEAYGMQLDSAEYPPHTANDFTARAEFLAHLMSLQSTALAEKGFNVFIHPSQTLASDALRDALAGSALHAVRNPSNARFVDSEITRRASHIVAVLYAASISDDTVDLRMLPSVQALLIYQCMRLFSPGSISQQAQAERDNIVLQIWASRLQLLLACDDELTEASWEFWVEKEAIRRTLICIELAQGTYTYLRGNWPIGVRCHHDLRFNAQKALWEAKSAAEWHLVSDDSAHPSLPCNMLRLHKDICDAMPGDLDDIGVLLRAAGEGLENMNTWLRHDKEALQRWGQVGV
- a CDS encoding chitinase 1 (At least one base has a quality score < 10), translated to MVALDDMTSGIPALVVPANNDDISEEATGSVNAVYFVNWGIYGRNYQPQNLPASQLTHVLYAFMNVRADGTVYTGDSYADLEKHYTGDSWEEPGNNAYGCVKQLFLLKKANRKLKVMLSIGGWTWSTNFPAASASAATRSTFAKSSVTLMKDWGFDGIDIDWEYPANATDASNMILLLQAVRSELDSYSKQYANGYHFQLSIAAPAGPDNYNKLKMKDLGSVLDHVNLMAYDYAGSWSAFSGHQANKYANTKIPNATPFNTDQAVKAYVNGGVPSAKMVLGMPIYGRAFQNTAGLGQPYSGVGSGSWENGIWDYKALPKAGASLVYDRDAQASYSYDSNTKELISFDTPGMVGNKVLYIKNRKLGGSMFWEASADKTGANSLIGTSSKKLGTLDSTNNCLTYPNSQYANIAKGLS